A portion of the Phaenicophaeus curvirostris isolate KB17595 chromosome W, BPBGC_Pcur_1.0, whole genome shotgun sequence genome contains these proteins:
- the LOC138732943 gene encoding heterogeneous nuclear ribonucleoprotein K-like isoform X4, whose protein sequence is METEQQEETFTNAETNGKRPAEDMEEEQAFKRSRNTDEMVELRILLQSKNAGAVIGKGGKNIKALRTDYNASVSVPDSSGPERILSISADTETIGEILKKIIPTLEEYQHYKGSDFDCELRLLIHQSLAGGIIGVKGAKIKELRENTQTTIKLFQECCPHSTDRVVLIGGKPDRVVECIKIILDLISESPIKGRAQPYDPNFYDETYDYGGFTMMFDDRRGRPVGFPMRGRGGFDRMPPGRGGRPMPPSRRDYDDMSPRRGPPPPPPGRGGRGGSRARNLPLPPPPPPRGGDLMSYDRRGRPGDRYDGMIMQCHVDACDDMQPPELFEGGSGYDYSYTGGRGSYGDLGGPIITTQVTIPKDLAGSIIGKGGQRIKQIRHESGASIKIDEPLEGSEDRIITITGTQDQIQNAQYLLQNSVKQYSGKFF, encoded by the exons ATGGAGACTGAACAACAGGAGGAGACCTTTACTAATGCAGAGACAAATg GGAAACGTCCTGCAGAAGATATGGAAGAAGAACAGGCCTTCAAAAGATCTCGGAATACAGATGAGATGGTTGAATTGCGCATCTTACTTCAAAGCAAA AATGCTGGAGCAGTGATTGGAAAAGGTGGCAAAAATATTAAGGCGCTTCGTACAGAT TACAATGCAAGTGTTTCAGTCCCAGACAGCAGTGGCCCCGAGCG CATCTTGAGTATAAGTGCAGATACAGAGACAATTGGAGAAATCTTGAAGAAGATTATCCCTACTTTAGAAGAG TATCAACACTACAAAGGTAGCGACTTTGACTGTGAATTAAGACTTCTAATTCACCAAAGTCTAGCAGGAGGAATTATTGGTGTCAAGGGTGCTAAAATCAAAGAACTCAGAGAG AACACTCAGACCACCATTAAACTTTTCCAAGAGTGTTGTCCTCATTCTACTGATAGAGTGGTGCTTATTGGCGGAAAACCTGATAGAGTTGTGGAATGTATCAAGATTATCTTGGATCTTATCTCTGAG TCTCCAATTAAAGGACGGGCCCAGCCTTATGATCCCAATTTCTATGATGAAACATATGACTATGGTGGCTTCACAATGATGTTTGATGATAGAAGGGGACGTCCAGTAGGCTTTCCAATGCGTGGAAGAGGAGGCTTTGATCGAATGCCTCCTGGTCGTGGTGGACGACCTATGCCTCCATCAAGAAGAGATTATGATGATATGAGCCCTCGCAGAGgacctccaccacctccaccagGTCGTGGTGGCAGAGGTGGCAGCAGAGCTCGtaatcttcctcttcctcctcctccacctcctcgtGGCGG agATCTTATGTCTTATGACCGAAGGGGTAGACCTGGAGACCGTTATGATGGAATG ATAATGCAGTGTCATGTGGATGCCTGTGATGACATGCAACCACCAGAGCTG tTTGAGGGTGGCTCTGGATATG ACTATTCTTACACAGGGGGCCGTGGTTCCTATGGAGATCTTGGTGGACCCATCATCACAACGCAAGTAACAATTCCCAAAGAT tTGGCAGGGTCTATTATTGGAAAGGGAGGCCAGAGAATCAAACAAATACGTCATGAGTCAGGAGCTTCAATCAAAATTGATGAACCACTGGAAGGCTCAGAAGATCGAAT
- the LOC138732943 gene encoding heterogeneous nuclear ribonucleoprotein K-like isoform X2, producing the protein METEQQEETFTNAETNDLSAGKRPAEDMEEEQAFKRSRNTDEMVELRILLQSKNAGAVIGKGGKNIKALRTDYNASVSVPDSSGPERILSISADTETIGEILKKIIPTLEEYQHYKGSDFDCELRLLIHQSLAGGIIGVKGAKIKELRENTQTTIKLFQECCPHSTDRVVLIGGKPDRVVECIKIILDLISESPIKGRAQPYDPNFYDETYDYGGFTMMFDDRRGRPVGFPMRGRGGFDRMPPGRGGRPMPPSRRDYDDMSPRRGPPPPPPGRGGRGGSRARNLPLPPPPPPRGGDLMSYDRRGRPGDRYDGMIMQCHVDACDDMQPPELFEGGSGYDYSYTGGRGSYGDLGGPIITTQVTIPKDLAGSIIGKGGQRIKQIRHESGASIKIDEPLEGSEDRIITITGTQDQIQNAQYLLQNSVKQYSGKFF; encoded by the exons ATGGAGACTGAACAACAGGAGGAGACCTTTACTAATGCAGAGACAAATg ACCTGTCTGCAGGGAAACGTCCTGCAGAAGATATGGAAGAAGAACAGGCCTTCAAAAGATCTCGGAATACAGATGAGATGGTTGAATTGCGCATCTTACTTCAAAGCAAA AATGCTGGAGCAGTGATTGGAAAAGGTGGCAAAAATATTAAGGCGCTTCGTACAGAT TACAATGCAAGTGTTTCAGTCCCAGACAGCAGTGGCCCCGAGCG CATCTTGAGTATAAGTGCAGATACAGAGACAATTGGAGAAATCTTGAAGAAGATTATCCCTACTTTAGAAGAG TATCAACACTACAAAGGTAGCGACTTTGACTGTGAATTAAGACTTCTAATTCACCAAAGTCTAGCAGGAGGAATTATTGGTGTCAAGGGTGCTAAAATCAAAGAACTCAGAGAG AACACTCAGACCACCATTAAACTTTTCCAAGAGTGTTGTCCTCATTCTACTGATAGAGTGGTGCTTATTGGCGGAAAACCTGATAGAGTTGTGGAATGTATCAAGATTATCTTGGATCTTATCTCTGAG TCTCCAATTAAAGGACGGGCCCAGCCTTATGATCCCAATTTCTATGATGAAACATATGACTATGGTGGCTTCACAATGATGTTTGATGATAGAAGGGGACGTCCAGTAGGCTTTCCAATGCGTGGAAGAGGAGGCTTTGATCGAATGCCTCCTGGTCGTGGTGGACGACCTATGCCTCCATCAAGAAGAGATTATGATGATATGAGCCCTCGCAGAGgacctccaccacctccaccagGTCGTGGTGGCAGAGGTGGCAGCAGAGCTCGtaatcttcctcttcctcctcctccacctcctcgtGGCGG agATCTTATGTCTTATGACCGAAGGGGTAGACCTGGAGACCGTTATGATGGAATG ATAATGCAGTGTCATGTGGATGCCTGTGATGACATGCAACCACCAGAGCTG tTTGAGGGTGGCTCTGGATATG ACTATTCTTACACAGGGGGCCGTGGTTCCTATGGAGATCTTGGTGGACCCATCATCACAACGCAAGTAACAATTCCCAAAGAT tTGGCAGGGTCTATTATTGGAAAGGGAGGCCAGAGAATCAAACAAATACGTCATGAGTCAGGAGCTTCAATCAAAATTGATGAACCACTGGAAGGCTCAGAAGATCGAAT
- the LOC138732943 gene encoding heterogeneous nuclear ribonucleoprotein K-like isoform X1 produces METEQQEETFTNAETNDLSAGKRPAEDMEEEQAFKRSRNTDEMVELRILLQSKNAGAVIGKGGKNIKALRTDYNASVSVPDSSGPERILSISADTETIGEILKKIIPTLEEYQHYKGSDFDCELRLLIHQSLAGGIIGVKGAKIKELRENTQTTIKLFQECCPHSTDRVVLIGGKPDRVVECIKIILDLISESPIKGRAQPYDPNFYDETYDYGGFTMMFDDRRGRPVGFPMRGRGGFDRMPPGRGGRPMPPSRRDYDDMSPRRGPPPPPPGRGGRGGSRARNLPLPPPPPPRGGDLMSYDRRGRPGDRYDGMIMQCHVDACDDMQPPELFEGGSGYDYSYTGGRGSYGDLGGPIITTQVTIPKDLAGSIIGKGGQRIKQIRHESGASIKIDEPLEGSEDRIITITGTQDQIQNAQYLLQNSVKQYADVEGF; encoded by the exons ATGGAGACTGAACAACAGGAGGAGACCTTTACTAATGCAGAGACAAATg ACCTGTCTGCAGGGAAACGTCCTGCAGAAGATATGGAAGAAGAACAGGCCTTCAAAAGATCTCGGAATACAGATGAGATGGTTGAATTGCGCATCTTACTTCAAAGCAAA AATGCTGGAGCAGTGATTGGAAAAGGTGGCAAAAATATTAAGGCGCTTCGTACAGAT TACAATGCAAGTGTTTCAGTCCCAGACAGCAGTGGCCCCGAGCG CATCTTGAGTATAAGTGCAGATACAGAGACAATTGGAGAAATCTTGAAGAAGATTATCCCTACTTTAGAAGAG TATCAACACTACAAAGGTAGCGACTTTGACTGTGAATTAAGACTTCTAATTCACCAAAGTCTAGCAGGAGGAATTATTGGTGTCAAGGGTGCTAAAATCAAAGAACTCAGAGAG AACACTCAGACCACCATTAAACTTTTCCAAGAGTGTTGTCCTCATTCTACTGATAGAGTGGTGCTTATTGGCGGAAAACCTGATAGAGTTGTGGAATGTATCAAGATTATCTTGGATCTTATCTCTGAG TCTCCAATTAAAGGACGGGCCCAGCCTTATGATCCCAATTTCTATGATGAAACATATGACTATGGTGGCTTCACAATGATGTTTGATGATAGAAGGGGACGTCCAGTAGGCTTTCCAATGCGTGGAAGAGGAGGCTTTGATCGAATGCCTCCTGGTCGTGGTGGACGACCTATGCCTCCATCAAGAAGAGATTATGATGATATGAGCCCTCGCAGAGgacctccaccacctccaccagGTCGTGGTGGCAGAGGTGGCAGCAGAGCTCGtaatcttcctcttcctcctcctccacctcctcgtGGCGG agATCTTATGTCTTATGACCGAAGGGGTAGACCTGGAGACCGTTATGATGGAATG ATAATGCAGTGTCATGTGGATGCCTGTGATGACATGCAACCACCAGAGCTG tTTGAGGGTGGCTCTGGATATG ACTATTCTTACACAGGGGGCCGTGGTTCCTATGGAGATCTTGGTGGACCCATCATCACAACGCAAGTAACAATTCCCAAAGAT tTGGCAGGGTCTATTATTGGAAAGGGAGGCCAGAGAATCAAACAAATACGTCATGAGTCAGGAGCTTCAATCAAAATTGATGAACCACTGGAAGGCTCAGAAGATCGAAT
- the LOC138732943 gene encoding heterogeneous nuclear ribonucleoprotein K-like isoform X3 — protein METEQQEETFTNAETNGKRPAEDMEEEQAFKRSRNTDEMVELRILLQSKNAGAVIGKGGKNIKALRTDYNASVSVPDSSGPERILSISADTETIGEILKKIIPTLEEYQHYKGSDFDCELRLLIHQSLAGGIIGVKGAKIKELRENTQTTIKLFQECCPHSTDRVVLIGGKPDRVVECIKIILDLISESPIKGRAQPYDPNFYDETYDYGGFTMMFDDRRGRPVGFPMRGRGGFDRMPPGRGGRPMPPSRRDYDDMSPRRGPPPPPPGRGGRGGSRARNLPLPPPPPPRGGDLMSYDRRGRPGDRYDGMIMQCHVDACDDMQPPELFEGGSGYDYSYTGGRGSYGDLGGPIITTQVTIPKDLAGSIIGKGGQRIKQIRHESGASIKIDEPLEGSEDRIITITGTQDQIQNAQYLLQNSVKQYADVEGF, from the exons ATGGAGACTGAACAACAGGAGGAGACCTTTACTAATGCAGAGACAAATg GGAAACGTCCTGCAGAAGATATGGAAGAAGAACAGGCCTTCAAAAGATCTCGGAATACAGATGAGATGGTTGAATTGCGCATCTTACTTCAAAGCAAA AATGCTGGAGCAGTGATTGGAAAAGGTGGCAAAAATATTAAGGCGCTTCGTACAGAT TACAATGCAAGTGTTTCAGTCCCAGACAGCAGTGGCCCCGAGCG CATCTTGAGTATAAGTGCAGATACAGAGACAATTGGAGAAATCTTGAAGAAGATTATCCCTACTTTAGAAGAG TATCAACACTACAAAGGTAGCGACTTTGACTGTGAATTAAGACTTCTAATTCACCAAAGTCTAGCAGGAGGAATTATTGGTGTCAAGGGTGCTAAAATCAAAGAACTCAGAGAG AACACTCAGACCACCATTAAACTTTTCCAAGAGTGTTGTCCTCATTCTACTGATAGAGTGGTGCTTATTGGCGGAAAACCTGATAGAGTTGTGGAATGTATCAAGATTATCTTGGATCTTATCTCTGAG TCTCCAATTAAAGGACGGGCCCAGCCTTATGATCCCAATTTCTATGATGAAACATATGACTATGGTGGCTTCACAATGATGTTTGATGATAGAAGGGGACGTCCAGTAGGCTTTCCAATGCGTGGAAGAGGAGGCTTTGATCGAATGCCTCCTGGTCGTGGTGGACGACCTATGCCTCCATCAAGAAGAGATTATGATGATATGAGCCCTCGCAGAGgacctccaccacctccaccagGTCGTGGTGGCAGAGGTGGCAGCAGAGCTCGtaatcttcctcttcctcctcctccacctcctcgtGGCGG agATCTTATGTCTTATGACCGAAGGGGTAGACCTGGAGACCGTTATGATGGAATG ATAATGCAGTGTCATGTGGATGCCTGTGATGACATGCAACCACCAGAGCTG tTTGAGGGTGGCTCTGGATATG ACTATTCTTACACAGGGGGCCGTGGTTCCTATGGAGATCTTGGTGGACCCATCATCACAACGCAAGTAACAATTCCCAAAGAT tTGGCAGGGTCTATTATTGGAAAGGGAGGCCAGAGAATCAAACAAATACGTCATGAGTCAGGAGCTTCAATCAAAATTGATGAACCACTGGAAGGCTCAGAAGATCGAAT